A genome region from Micromonospora peucetia includes the following:
- a CDS encoding CoA-binding protein, which yields MRSAQQILADSAVIAVVGASRDPRKAAHSVPAQMQRYGWRIIPVNPTAHELFGERVYRSLAEIPHPVDLVDVFRPAHDAVDVVREAVAIGAPAVWLQLGIVSPEARRIATEAGIDYVEDRCLIVERAAGGLTRLG from the coding sequence GTGCGCTCCGCTCAGCAGATCCTCGCCGACTCCGCCGTGATCGCCGTCGTGGGCGCGTCCCGCGACCCGCGCAAGGCCGCGCACAGCGTGCCGGCGCAGATGCAGCGGTACGGCTGGCGGATCATCCCGGTGAACCCGACGGCCCACGAACTGTTCGGCGAGCGGGTCTACCGCTCCCTGGCCGAAATCCCGCACCCGGTGGACCTGGTCGACGTGTTCCGGCCGGCCCACGACGCGGTCGACGTGGTGCGCGAGGCGGTGGCGATCGGCGCTCCCGCGGTCTGGTTACAGCTCGGCATCGTCTCGCCCGAGGCGCGGCGGATCGCCACGGAGGCGGGCATCGACTACGTCGAGGATCGCTGCCTGATCGTCGAGCGCGCCGCCGGCGGCCTGACCCGACTGGGCTGA
- a CDS encoding HTTM domain-containing protein: MSRWLTEPVPRGRVAAFRTLIYLFVAADLVVFTPWVRTRVAVPGELYQPLLVGRLLPLPTPTPTLVAALFWALLLLALLAATGRAPRLLGWTVFALYFEWMIIAMSYGKVDHDRFGLLVALAVLPTVGRARHGDATRTEAGGWALRVTQIAVICTYFLAAWAKFRFGGLDWLTGSVLARAILRRGTELADLIASVPYLLIVAQFGIIAFELFSPVIFLLRERWRLATVGFFYTFHLVTIATITISFAPHLAAMTSFLPLERVRPVVWARRLLTRWRRDAAPPAGIEPALAGQASAAGRPDGP; encoded by the coding sequence ATGAGCCGCTGGTTGACCGAGCCGGTGCCCCGCGGCCGGGTGGCCGCCTTCCGCACCCTGATCTACCTCTTCGTCGCCGCCGACCTGGTCGTCTTCACCCCCTGGGTGCGCACCCGGGTGGCGGTGCCCGGCGAGCTCTACCAGCCGCTGCTGGTCGGCCGGCTACTGCCGCTGCCCACGCCCACCCCGACGCTGGTCGCCGCACTCTTCTGGGCCCTGCTGCTGCTCGCTCTGCTCGCCGCTACCGGCCGGGCGCCCCGGCTGCTCGGCTGGACGGTCTTCGCGCTCTACTTCGAGTGGATGATCATCGCGATGAGCTATGGAAAGGTCGACCATGACCGGTTCGGCCTGCTTGTCGCGCTGGCGGTGCTGCCCACCGTCGGCCGGGCCCGACACGGCGACGCCACCCGCACCGAGGCGGGTGGCTGGGCGCTGCGGGTCACCCAGATCGCCGTCATCTGCACATACTTCCTGGCCGCCTGGGCCAAGTTCCGCTTCGGCGGGCTGGACTGGCTGACCGGCTCGGTGCTGGCCCGGGCGATCCTCCGACGCGGCACCGAACTGGCCGACCTGATCGCCTCGGTGCCGTACCTGCTGATCGTCGCCCAGTTCGGCATCATCGCGTTCGAGCTGTTCAGCCCGGTGATCTTCCTGCTCAGGGAACGCTGGCGACTCGCCACGGTGGGCTTCTTCTACACGTTCCACCTGGTCACCATCGCGACCATCACGATCTCGTTCGCCCCGCACCTGGCCGCGATGACCAGCTTCCTGCCACTGGAACGGGTCCGGCCGGTGGTCTGGGCACGCCGGCTGCTCACCCGCTGGCGGCGGGACGCCGCACCACCTGCCGGTATCGAGCCGGCACTCGCCGGTCAGGCGTCGGCGGCCGGGCGACCGGACGGTCCGTAG
- a CDS encoding MarC family protein, protein MDAKLFGEVFVTLLVIVDPPGMMPIFLALTGPLAARDRHRAAWQAVALALGVIVIFAVAGQTLLDYLHVDLPALQAAGGLLLVLVALELLTGKADDPSQQATSNIALVPLGTPLLAGPGAIVATMLFVQQADGGADVTAIAAAILAVMATVWLVLRFSGGIVKILRPGGIEVLTRIAGLLLAAIAVQLIADAVAAFVTQYANMT, encoded by the coding sequence GTGGATGCCAAGCTGTTCGGCGAGGTCTTCGTGACCCTGCTGGTGATCGTCGACCCGCCGGGCATGATGCCCATCTTCCTGGCGCTGACCGGCCCACTGGCGGCCCGGGACCGGCATCGGGCGGCCTGGCAGGCCGTCGCCCTGGCGCTGGGCGTGATCGTGATCTTCGCGGTGGCGGGACAGACACTGCTCGACTACCTGCACGTGGACCTGCCGGCGTTGCAGGCCGCCGGCGGGTTGCTGCTGGTGCTGGTGGCGTTGGAGCTGCTGACCGGCAAGGCCGACGACCCGAGCCAACAGGCCACCTCGAACATCGCCCTGGTCCCACTGGGTACGCCGTTGCTCGCCGGGCCCGGCGCCATCGTGGCCACCATGCTCTTCGTCCAGCAGGCCGACGGCGGGGCGGACGTCACGGCCATCGCCGCCGCGATCCTGGCCGTGATGGCGACCGTCTGGCTCGTGCTCCGGTTCTCCGGCGGGATCGTCAAGATCCTGCGCCCCGGCGGGATCGAGGTGCTGACCCGGATCGCCGGTCTGCTGCTGGCCGCGATCGCGGTGCAGCTCATCGCGGATGCGGTGGCCGCGTTCGTGACCCAGTACGCCAACATGACCTGA
- a CDS encoding PHP domain-containing protein, which produces MSAAPRIDLHTHSTASDGTLSPAELVRAAAEAGLDVVAITDHDTTAGWAPALDALPAGLSLVRGAELSCRWYGEEPALPLHLLAYLFDPDAPELVAELARVRAAREERGERIVALLRADGVDVSWPEILTGAGGGTVGRPHIAQALIRAGLVTTTTEAFGPDWLGERYRLPKEDIDVFRAIRLVRAAGGVPVFAHPRATRRGRIVPDELIADLAAAGLAGLEADHEDHSPAERAHVRALAGELGLLVTGSSDFHGTHKTVRLGAFTTGPEAYERIVAEARGVTEVASG; this is translated from the coding sequence ATGAGCGCGGCACCACGGATCGACCTGCACACCCACTCCACCGCCAGCGACGGCACGCTAAGCCCGGCCGAGCTGGTGCGGGCGGCGGCGGAGGCGGGGCTGGACGTCGTGGCGATCACCGACCACGACACCACCGCCGGCTGGGCGCCGGCCCTGGACGCGTTGCCGGCCGGGCTCAGCCTGGTCCGCGGCGCGGAGCTCTCCTGCCGGTGGTACGGCGAGGAGCCGGCGCTGCCGCTGCACCTGCTGGCGTACCTGTTCGATCCGGACGCCCCGGAACTCGTCGCGGAACTGGCCCGGGTGCGGGCCGCCCGGGAGGAACGGGGCGAGCGGATCGTGGCGCTGCTGCGGGCCGACGGAGTCGACGTGAGCTGGCCGGAGATCCTGACCGGCGCGGGCGGCGGGACCGTGGGCCGGCCGCACATCGCACAGGCGCTGATCCGGGCCGGCCTGGTGACCACCACCACGGAGGCGTTCGGGCCGGACTGGCTGGGCGAGCGCTACCGGCTGCCCAAGGAGGACATCGACGTCTTCCGCGCGATCCGGCTCGTCCGCGCGGCGGGCGGCGTGCCGGTCTTCGCCCATCCCCGAGCCACCCGGCGGGGGCGGATCGTGCCCGACGAGCTGATCGCCGACCTGGCCGCGGCCGGGCTGGCGGGGCTGGAGGCCGACCACGAGGACCACTCCCCGGCCGAGCGGGCGCACGTCCGCGCCCTGGCCGGCGAGCTGGGCCTGCTGGTGACCGGCTCGTCGGACTTCCACGGCACCCACAAGACCGTCCGGCTCGGCGCGTTCACCACCGGCCCCGAGGCGTACGAGCGGATCGTCGCCGAGGCGCGCGGGGTGACCGAGGTCGCTTCCGGCTGA
- a CDS encoding PH domain-containing protein → MGNPSGPPFDPDDPDRERREQDTEPIPRVGPDDGPGYGTGPGLSDGPSLSDDVGFGDGPAYAGEGRSGRAWVRDPEAGYQPPQISEDELAGLRADAAGMAPRRVLPLEDEPSSLVARYLFPTERYRGEWKRHWIHLTTPLLVGIAATFVLGYLSGFLAGQDVGALTTIAVLLWFAVMGWVAWKVADWWYDRFILTNKRVMVVNGIITRRVAMMPLVRVTDMKYEQTPTGRALNYGTFVLESAGQEQALREIKNLPNPNELYLRVVEEMYEPQAVEARLGKEADEAKADDGA, encoded by the coding sequence ATGGGTAACCCCTCCGGTCCACCCTTCGATCCCGACGACCCCGATCGGGAGCGCCGGGAGCAAGACACGGAGCCGATCCCCCGAGTCGGCCCCGACGACGGGCCGGGCTACGGCACCGGTCCAGGCCTCTCCGACGGCCCCTCCCTTTCGGACGACGTCGGCTTCGGCGACGGCCCGGCGTACGCCGGGGAGGGCCGGTCCGGCCGGGCCTGGGTCCGTGACCCGGAGGCCGGCTACCAGCCCCCGCAGATCTCCGAGGACGAGCTGGCCGGCCTGCGGGCCGACGCCGCCGGCATGGCGCCGCGCCGGGTGCTGCCGCTGGAGGACGAGCCCAGCTCGCTGGTGGCGCGCTACCTCTTCCCGACCGAGCGCTACCGGGGCGAGTGGAAGCGGCACTGGATCCACCTCACCACCCCGCTGCTGGTCGGCATCGCGGCCACCTTCGTGCTCGGCTACCTTTCCGGCTTCCTCGCCGGGCAGGACGTGGGCGCGCTCACCACGATCGCGGTGCTGCTCTGGTTCGCCGTGATGGGGTGGGTGGCCTGGAAGGTCGCCGACTGGTGGTACGACCGCTTCATCCTGACCAACAAGCGGGTGATGGTGGTCAACGGCATCATCACCCGGCGGGTCGCGATGATGCCGCTGGTCCGGGTCACCGACATGAAATACGAACAGACCCCGACCGGGCGGGCGCTCAACTACGGCACGTTCGTGCTGGAGTCCGCCGGTCAGGAGCAGGCGCTGCGCGAGATCAAGAACCTGCCCAACCCGAACGAGCTCTACCTGCGTGTCGTCGAGGAGATGTACGAGCCGCAGGCGGTCGAGGCACGGCTGGGCAAGGAGGCCGACGAGGCCAAGGCCGACGACGGGGCGTGA
- a CDS encoding DUF6758 family protein has translation MVSVAVSCPKCGGPVRAPDLMHTESRCLDCGPVAPLHVPEHIGAGIVASVVERITAAAEPPRRPATPLWCPWPLPTGWTMTGVAYAGDDRTGVRATAVACAGPEPLGGGPADLLFVAEEPGVGLGTRFAGLAGPDPGPELAQALTDPGPGHPEHVGQARIRVAGHPTPLWLVNSPTDRSAYAGEARGLWLHAIAWPASAGHLLAEDVVLHDLTEWTPPELVYGAPSPYLHGKA, from the coding sequence ATGGTGAGTGTCGCGGTGAGTTGCCCTAAATGTGGTGGACCGGTGCGGGCGCCGGACCTGATGCACACCGAGTCGCGCTGCCTGGACTGCGGCCCGGTTGCCCCGCTGCACGTGCCGGAGCACATCGGCGCCGGCATCGTGGCCAGCGTGGTGGAGCGGATCACCGCTGCCGCCGAGCCGCCGCGCCGGCCGGCGACGCCGCTGTGGTGCCCGTGGCCGCTGCCGACGGGCTGGACGATGACCGGCGTGGCGTACGCCGGCGACGACCGCACCGGGGTGCGTGCCACGGCGGTGGCCTGCGCCGGGCCGGAGCCGCTCGGCGGTGGCCCCGCGGATCTGCTCTTCGTGGCCGAGGAGCCGGGGGTGGGCCTGGGCACCCGGTTCGCGGGGCTGGCCGGCCCGGATCCGGGCCCGGAACTCGCCCAGGCGTTGACCGACCCCGGGCCGGGGCATCCGGAGCACGTCGGGCAGGCCAGGATCAGGGTGGCCGGCCATCCCACTCCACTGTGGCTCGTGAACTCGCCGACAGATCGAAGCGCGTACGCCGGCGAGGCTCGGGGATTGTGGCTCCATGCGATAGCCTGGCCGGCGAGTGCGGGTCACCTGCTCGCGGAAGATGTCGTGCTGCACGACCTGACCGAGTGGACACCGCCCGAGCTCGTGTACGGCGCACCGTCTCCGTATCTGCACGGAAAGGCTTGA
- a CDS encoding SigE family RNA polymerase sigma factor, with the protein MSRDPLEEEFRDFVAARSSALLRTAYLLSGDWATAEDLLQTALTKTYLAWKRLGGIEAIEPYARRVMINTSTSWWRRRWHGERPTEVLPERAGVDEIEQQLDRDLLWRHLSALPSRQRAVLVLRFYEDMSEAQTAALLNISPGTVKSQTSRALGTLRRRMGAEAAFDLPAGADPTPARQRDDTGQPAPAHGGAPAHGGAPAHGGAPVHGGADRSAPVHGGADRSVPVHGGADRSVPVRGGADRSVPVRGGTDRSALTPGGAPVRPSAAYGAPTMVVGADAAAVVAAANAVPPVAASRTGSATPAVPGGPGATTAVPGDPATALPAQAAGLSAPDTGRPTPAAEPEGDPVPVASGARAGAGPAVRAARDEQRGRQAACPGVPAGTGAGEHR; encoded by the coding sequence GTGAGCAGGGATCCTTTGGAGGAGGAGTTCCGCGACTTCGTCGCGGCCCGCTCCAGCGCCCTGCTGCGCACCGCCTACCTCCTCAGCGGGGACTGGGCCACCGCCGAGGACCTGCTGCAGACCGCGTTGACCAAGACGTACCTGGCCTGGAAGCGGCTCGGCGGGATCGAGGCGATCGAGCCGTACGCCCGCCGGGTCATGATCAACACCTCGACCAGTTGGTGGCGCCGGCGCTGGCACGGTGAACGCCCCACGGAAGTGCTGCCGGAGCGGGCCGGCGTCGACGAGATCGAGCAGCAGCTCGACCGGGACCTGCTCTGGCGCCACCTGAGCGCGCTGCCCAGCCGGCAGCGGGCGGTGCTCGTGCTGCGCTTCTACGAGGACATGTCCGAGGCGCAGACCGCCGCCCTGCTCAACATCTCGCCGGGCACGGTCAAGAGCCAGACCTCGCGCGCCCTGGGCACCCTGCGCCGCCGGATGGGCGCCGAGGCAGCCTTCGACCTGCCGGCCGGCGCCGACCCGACCCCGGCCCGGCAGCGCGACGACACCGGCCAGCCCGCCCCCGCCCACGGCGGTGCCCCTGCCCACGGCGGTGCCCCTGCCCACGGCGGTGCCCCCGTCCACGGCGGCGCGGACCGGTCCGCCCCCGTCCACGGCGGCGCGGACCGGTCCGTCCCCGTCCACGGCGGCGCGGACCGGTCCGTCCCCGTCCGCGGCGGCGCGGACCGGTCCGTCCCCGTCCGCGGCGGCACGGACCGGTCCGCCCTCACCCCCGGCGGCGCACCGGTCCGACCGTCGGCGGCCTACGGGGCGCCGACGATGGTGGTGGGCGCGGACGCGGCGGCCGTGGTCGCGGCGGCGAACGCCGTACCGCCGGTCGCCGCAAGCAGGACTGGCAGCGCCACTCCCGCCGTCCCGGGTGGGCCGGGTGCCACCACCGCCGTCCCAGGCGACCCCGCCACCGCGCTCCCGGCGCAGGCCGCCGGGCTCTCCGCGCCGGACACCGGGCGTCCCACGCCGGCTGCCGAGCCGGAGGGTGATCCGGTGCCCGTGGCCTCAGGGGCGCGGGCCGGCGCCGGGCCGGCGGTGCGTGCCGCTCGCGACGAGCAACGCGGCCGGCAGGCCGCCTGCCCGGGCGTACCGGCCGGCACCGGCGCCGGAGAACACCGGTGA
- a CDS encoding RecB family exonuclease, whose amino-acid sequence MPERLFVCTPSKLGAYADCPRRYRYSYVDRPAPPKGPPWAHNSLGASVHTALKNWYALSPERRRPEALAALLKGTWVREGYRDDEQERAAYRRALGWLESYVETLDPGVDPLGVERVVAVKTAVLAFNGRTDRIDSRPGPDGPELVIVDYKTGRTGLDADDARGSQALALYAYAAERVFRRPCRRVELHHLPTGTVAAHEHTVESLARQLTRAEESARDIMAAERVVADGGDPDEAFPTTPGPRCGWCDYRRTCPAGAQAPGKEPWAAVERAVDPVPGQD is encoded by the coding sequence ATGCCGGAGCGGCTCTTCGTCTGCACCCCCAGCAAGCTCGGCGCCTACGCCGACTGCCCCCGGCGCTACCGCTATTCCTACGTCGACCGTCCGGCCCCGCCGAAGGGCCCGCCGTGGGCGCACAACTCCCTCGGTGCGAGCGTGCACACCGCTCTGAAGAACTGGTATGCCCTGAGCCCCGAGCGGCGCCGGCCGGAGGCCCTCGCCGCGTTGCTCAAGGGCACCTGGGTGCGTGAGGGCTACCGCGACGACGAGCAGGAGCGGGCGGCCTACCGGCGGGCCCTGGGCTGGCTGGAGTCCTACGTCGAGACCCTGGATCCCGGGGTCGACCCGCTCGGCGTGGAGCGGGTGGTGGCGGTCAAGACCGCCGTGCTGGCCTTCAACGGCCGGACCGACCGGATCGACTCCCGCCCCGGGCCCGACGGTCCCGAGCTGGTGATCGTCGACTACAAGACGGGCCGCACCGGGTTGGACGCCGACGACGCGCGCGGCTCGCAGGCGCTGGCGCTCTACGCGTACGCGGCCGAGCGGGTGTTCCGCCGGCCGTGCCGCCGGGTGGAGCTGCACCACCTGCCGACCGGCACGGTGGCCGCGCACGAGCACACCGTGGAGTCACTGGCCCGGCAGCTCACCCGGGCCGAGGAGAGCGCCCGCGACATCATGGCCGCGGAACGGGTGGTCGCCGACGGGGGCGACCCCGACGAGGCGTTCCCGACCACCCCGGGCCCGCGCTGCGGCTGGTGCGACTACCGGCGCACCTGCCCGGCGGGGGCGCAGGCGCCGGGCAAGGAGCCGTGGGCGGCCGTCGAGCGCGCCGTTGACCCGGTGCCCGGCCAGGACTGA
- a CDS encoding thiol-disulfide oxidoreductase DCC family protein: MERSTFVYDGDCAFCTRCAEFIERRIPTGTRVVPWQFADLDALGLSEAECEEAVQWVGADGSRAAGPDAIARLLGDSGPLWRIAGTGLRLPPVRAAAWPAYRWVARNRHRLPGGTAACALPQEARERLYGPSGRPAADA; encoded by the coding sequence ATGGAGAGGTCGACGTTCGTCTACGACGGGGACTGCGCGTTCTGCACCCGGTGCGCCGAGTTCATCGAGCGGCGTATTCCGACCGGCACCCGGGTGGTGCCGTGGCAGTTCGCCGACCTCGACGCGCTGGGCCTGAGCGAGGCCGAGTGCGAGGAGGCGGTGCAGTGGGTCGGCGCGGACGGTTCCCGCGCGGCCGGCCCCGACGCGATCGCGAGGCTGCTCGGCGACAGCGGCCCGCTCTGGCGGATCGCTGGCACCGGCCTCAGGCTCCCCCCGGTACGCGCCGCCGCCTGGCCCGCGTACCGCTGGGTGGCCCGCAACCGGCACCGGCTGCCCGGCGGCACGGCCGCCTGCGCGCTGCCCCAGGAGGCGCGGGAGCGCCTCTACGGACCGTCCGGTCGCCCGGCCGCCGACGCCTGA
- a CDS encoding MaoC family dehydratase, translated as MQFGRYYEEFEVGAVYRHWPGKTVTEYDDHLFCLLTMNHHPLHMDAHYAQTASQFKRNVVVGNYIYSLLLGMSVPDVSGKAIANLEVESLRHVAPTFHGDTIYGETTVLDKRESASKPDRGVVSVETRGYNQDGTMVCVFRRRVMVPKKECAATTVPEGVDPERPSFPEPR; from the coding sequence ATGCAGTTCGGCCGTTACTACGAGGAGTTCGAGGTCGGCGCGGTCTACCGGCACTGGCCCGGAAAGACCGTCACCGAGTACGACGACCACCTCTTCTGCCTGCTCACCATGAACCACCATCCGCTGCACATGGACGCGCACTACGCTCAGACGGCGAGCCAGTTCAAGCGCAACGTGGTGGTCGGCAACTACATCTACTCGCTGCTGCTGGGCATGTCGGTGCCCGACGTCAGCGGCAAGGCCATCGCGAACCTCGAGGTCGAGTCCCTGCGGCACGTGGCGCCGACCTTCCACGGCGACACGATCTACGGCGAGACCACCGTGCTGGACAAGCGCGAGTCGGCCTCCAAGCCCGACCGGGGCGTGGTTTCCGTCGAGACCCGGGGCTACAACCAGGACGGCACCATGGTGTGCGTCTTCCGCCGCCGGGTGATGGTCCCGAAGAAGGAGTGCGCGGCGACGACGGTGCCCGAGGGCGTCGACCCGGAACGGCCGAGCTTTCCCGAGCCGCGCTGA
- a CDS encoding Rv2578c family radical SAM protein, with amino-acid sequence MRWDNLTAPPDEGVPDRAAPATPPLPLALPGAVARTFDTPGFAGMTFYEVQAKSIINKVPGTSRVPFEWTINPYRGCSHACKYCFARNSHTYLDLDAGADFDRKVIVKVNAGELVRRELAAPRWRGAHVAMGTNVDCYQRAEGRYQLMPQIIAALRDFANPFSILTKGTLILRDLPLLRQAAEVTRVGLSFSVGFVDERLWHTVEPGTPSPRRRLDAVRALTDAGFDVGVLMAPILPGLGDDESAIDATVAAIAGAGATSVTPLALHLRPGAREWYAHWLGREFPHLIPRYRELYHSGAYAPQSYQRELTARVRIAARRHGLPRGERDDVRQPDPAPAPPPAEQLSLL; translated from the coding sequence ATGCGCTGGGACAACCTCACCGCTCCCCCGGATGAGGGAGTCCCCGATCGGGCAGCGCCAGCGACACCACCCCTGCCGCTGGCGCTGCCCGGCGCGGTCGCCCGCACCTTCGACACCCCGGGCTTCGCCGGCATGACCTTCTACGAGGTGCAGGCCAAGTCGATCATCAACAAGGTGCCCGGCACGTCCCGGGTCCCGTTCGAGTGGACGATCAACCCGTACCGGGGATGCAGTCATGCATGCAAATACTGCTTCGCGCGGAACAGTCACACCTATCTCGACCTGGACGCCGGGGCGGACTTCGACCGGAAGGTGATCGTCAAGGTCAACGCCGGTGAGCTGGTCCGGCGGGAGTTGGCCGCGCCGCGCTGGCGGGGCGCGCACGTCGCGATGGGCACCAATGTCGACTGCTACCAGCGGGCCGAGGGGCGCTACCAGCTCATGCCGCAGATCATCGCGGCGCTGCGCGACTTCGCCAACCCGTTCTCGATCCTGACCAAGGGCACCCTGATCCTGCGGGACCTGCCGCTGCTGCGCCAGGCCGCCGAGGTCACCCGGGTCGGTCTCTCCTTCTCGGTGGGCTTCGTCGACGAGCGGCTCTGGCACACGGTCGAGCCGGGCACCCCCAGCCCGCGGCGACGGCTGGACGCCGTACGGGCGCTGACCGACGCCGGCTTCGACGTCGGGGTGCTGATGGCGCCGATCCTGCCCGGGCTCGGCGACGACGAGTCGGCGATCGACGCCACCGTCGCGGCGATCGCCGGCGCCGGGGCGACCAGCGTGACGCCGCTGGCGCTGCACCTGCGGCCCGGTGCCCGCGAGTGGTACGCGCACTGGCTCGGCCGCGAGTTCCCGCACCTGATCCCCCGATACCGCGAGCTCTACCACTCCGGCGCCTACGCCCCGCAGTCCTACCAGCGGGAGTTGACGGCGCGGGTGCGGATCGCGGCCCGTCGGCACGGCCTGCCCCGGGGCGAACGCGACGACGTTCGTCAGCCCGACCCCGCGCCCGCGCCGCCGCCCGCCGAGCAGCTCAGTCTCCTGTAG
- a CDS encoding TrmH family RNA methyltransferase has translation MTGDQLDVGVGPWPGDPPDDPRYDPELLAEGDRRNVVDRYRYWRREAVVADLDRRRHDFHVAIENWQHDFNIGTVVRNANAFLAAEVHVVGRRRWNRRGAMVTDRYQHVRHHETIEEFVAWAAGRELPVVGIDNLPGSRPLETTTLPRRCVLLFGQEGPGLSDPARAACGQLFSIAQYGSTRSINAGVASGIAMHAWIRTHAGPLPA, from the coding sequence GTGACCGGAGACCAGCTCGACGTCGGCGTGGGACCGTGGCCCGGGGACCCGCCGGACGACCCGCGGTACGACCCGGAGCTGCTCGCCGAGGGCGACCGGCGCAACGTCGTCGACCGGTACCGCTACTGGCGGCGCGAGGCCGTGGTGGCCGACCTGGACCGGCGCCGGCATGACTTCCACGTGGCGATCGAGAACTGGCAGCACGACTTCAACATCGGCACGGTCGTCCGCAACGCCAACGCCTTCCTCGCCGCCGAGGTGCACGTCGTGGGCCGCCGGCGGTGGAATCGGCGCGGAGCCATGGTGACCGACCGCTACCAGCACGTCCGCCACCACGAGACCATCGAGGAGTTCGTCGCCTGGGCGGCCGGGCGGGAGCTGCCGGTCGTCGGCATCGACAACCTGCCCGGGTCCCGTCCGCTGGAGACCACCACCCTGCCGCGGCGCTGCGTACTGCTGTTCGGGCAGGAGGGCCCGGGGCTGTCCGACCCGGCGCGTGCCGCCTGCGGCCAGTTGTTCTCCATCGCCCAGTACGGCTCCACCCGGTCGATCAACGCCGGCGTGGCCAGCGGCATCGCCATGCACGCCTGGATCCGTACGCACGCCGGGCCGCTGCCGGCCTGA
- the trxA gene encoding thioredoxin, translating into MATVELTTANFDEVTGSDGIVLVDFWADWCGPCKRFAPVYERSSDKHSEIVFGKVDTEAQQELAAKFNVSSIPTIMAIRDGVIVFAQPGALPESALENLIEQVQALDMDDVRKKLAGHSH; encoded by the coding sequence ATGGCAACCGTAGAGCTGACCACGGCAAACTTCGACGAGGTGACCGGCAGCGACGGCATCGTGCTGGTCGACTTCTGGGCCGACTGGTGCGGCCCGTGCAAGCGGTTCGCCCCGGTCTACGAGCGCTCCTCCGACAAGCACTCCGAGATCGTGTTCGGCAAGGTCGACACCGAGGCGCAGCAGGAGCTGGCCGCCAAGTTCAACGTCAGCTCGATCCCAACGATCATGGCGATCCGCGACGGCGTCATCGTCTTCGCCCAGCCCGGCGCCCTCCCCGAGTCCGCCCTGGAGAACCTGATCGAGCAGGTCCAGGCCCTCGACATGGACGACGTCCGCAAGAAGCTGGCCGGGCACAGCCACTGA